The Candidatus Dormiibacterota bacterium region ATCGCACCGTCAACTTCGGGGTGAACAATCTCTTCAATAGCGCCGCCCAAAATTACGGCTACATCGGCCTCGGGACGTTCTATCCCGAGAATCAGTTCGGTAGCGATATCAACAGCTTCCAGCAAGGCCGCGAAGAGTTCGGCCTACCCTTCCGTCAGGTCTGGATGACGGTTACCTACAAACTCTAGCCCTCGCTCGCGCGACGAAAGGAGCCTACGTTTTACGTGGGCTCCTTTTCGTTACGCCGTGCAAGCGATCCAACCCAAGCGTACAGCCCGAGAATCGCCGCGACGAAGGCGATAGCGCCCAGGACGTTCGCGTAACCGGCAAAGCTGTCGCCGACGAGTGCCAGCGGCGTTGCATTGCCGCTGGCAACGATGACACCGGCCAGCAGCACGCCCAGCAGGCTCTCGCCCACGATGAGGCCGGAGGCCAGGAGCACGCCGAGCCGCTGCGCCATCTCGGCGCGGTCGAACCCGCGCACCCAACGATTGTACGCCCAGCCCAACACCGCTCCGAGGACGACGGGCGCCGTCGTGGATGCCGGAAGATAGATGCCCAAGCCGACCGCAAGCGGCGGTAACTTAAAGCGCGTAAAGCGATTGAGCAGTTCGTCGATCGCGATGATGCCGGCGCCGATCGCCGCGCCGATCCCGATCAAGCCCCAGTCGATCTGTCCGGCGATGACGCCCTTTGCAAGCGCCGAAATCAGCGTGGCTTGGGGCGCCGGAAGCGGTTGCGTCCCGGCCGTCACGTGGAGATTCGGCGCGCCGGCAAACCCGTACGCATGGTTGAGGAGATCCAGGATCGGCGGGATGACGAGGGCACCCATGATCACGCCGACGATCAGTGCGGTCTGCTGGCGCCACGGCGTTGCATCGACGAGTTGTCCCGTCTTGAGATCCTGTAGATTGTCGTTCGAGATCGTCGCGATACAGAGGACGACCGCGGTCACCAACAACGCGTAGGCGATCAACGCCGGCGCGGCGCCGATGCCCACGCCCTTGACGACGGCGAGCAACAGGAGCGCGGCACCGATAACTGCGAGAATCGCTAGCCCCGATACGGGACTATTCGACGAACCGATGAGCCCGGCCATATACCCGCACGCAGCGGCTACGAGAAAGCCGGCGATCACGATGTAGACGATCGCTCCGAGCACGAGCGGAAGCATCAACGGTGCGAGGACGCCCCCTTGCAGGAACGCCGCGAGTAAGAC contains the following coding sequences:
- a CDS encoding oligopeptide transporter, OPT family, with translation VIAWGFATPIITALHPMAGSAADIANVVWGTKVRFIGAGAIGVAAMWTLGKLARPVVGGVLSAMAASRKRASGAGATLPRTERDIPIGIVALISVVCLIPLAVLLAAFLQGGVLAPLMLPLVLGAIVYIVIAGFLVAAACGYMAGLIGSSNSPVSGLAILAVIGAALLLLAVVKGVGIGAAPALIAYALLVTAVVLCIATISNDNLQDLKTGQLVDATPWRQQTALIVGVIMGALVIPPILDLLNHAYGFAGAPNLHVTAGTQPLPAPQATLISALAKGVIAGQIDWGLIGIGAAIGAGIIAIDELLNRFTRFKLPPLAVGLGIYLPASTTAPVVLGAVLGWAYNRWVRGFDRAEMAQRLGVLLASGLIVGESLLGVLLAGVIVASGNATPLALVGDSFAGYANVLGAIAFVAAILGLYAWVGSLARRNEKEPT